Proteins from one Gossypium raimondii isolate GPD5lz chromosome 8, ASM2569854v1, whole genome shotgun sequence genomic window:
- the LOC128032072 gene encoding uncharacterized protein LOC128032072 isoform X2, with protein MSRTGKGSTSQTTESRDGFHSKEATKRLESIFKKQPMLPDKGFDLKNIDLTMVLSKIQKAVNALKWNMLCTKRQLYEAELVREFYLNLTSSTKTEVPVRDFVFDPWMPTSEAKRDEFITPDRRVKFTKGCGKVETISDSEDSTK; from the exons ATGTCTCGTACTGGAAAGGGCAGTACGTCTCAAACCACTGAATCCCGAGATGGATTTCATAGCAAAGAAGCAACGAAGAGGcttgaatcaatttttaaaaagcaACCAATGCTTCCAGACAAAGGGTTTGACTTGAAAAATATTGATCTGACGATGGTGTTGTCAAAAATTCAGAAAGCTGTCAATGCATTAAAGTGGAATATGTTATGTACGAAAAGACAACTTTATGAGGCTGAATTAGTTCGGGAATTTTACTTGAATTTGACTTCATCAACAAAAACAGAAGTTCCTGTTCGAG ATTTTGTCTTTGATCCATGGATGCCAACTTCAGAAGCCAAGCGAGATGAATTCATCACACCAGATAGAAGAGTTAAATTCACAAAGGGTTGTGGCAAAGTGGAAACAATTTCAGATAGCGAGGATTCTACCAAATAA
- the LOC128032072 gene encoding uncharacterized protein LOC128032072 isoform X1 has protein sequence MSRTGKGSTSQTTESRDGFHSKEATKRLESIFKKQPMLPDKGFDLKNIDLTMVLSKIQKAVNALKWNMLCTKRQLYEAELVREFYLNLTSSTKTEVPVRGKKILSLIHGCQLQKPSEMNSSHQIEELNSQRVVAKWKQFQIARILPNK, from the exons ATGTCTCGTACTGGAAAGGGCAGTACGTCTCAAACCACTGAATCCCGAGATGGATTTCATAGCAAAGAAGCAACGAAGAGGcttgaatcaatttttaaaaagcaACCAATGCTTCCAGACAAAGGGTTTGACTTGAAAAATATTGATCTGACGATGGTGTTGTCAAAAATTCAGAAAGCTGTCAATGCATTAAAGTGGAATATGTTATGTACGAAAAGACAACTTTATGAGGCTGAATTAGTTCGGGAATTTTACTTGAATTTGACTTCATCAACAAAAACAGAAGTTCCTGTTCGAGGTAAAAAG ATTTTGTCTTTGATCCATGGATGCCAACTTCAGAAGCCAAGCGAGATGAATTCATCACACCAGATAGAAGAGTTAAATTCACAAAGGGTTGTGGCAAAGTGGAAACAATTTCAGATAGCGAGGATTCTACCAAATAAATAA